The Mycolicibacterium flavescens genome has a segment encoding these proteins:
- a CDS encoding virulence factor Mce family protein, which translates to MLTRFIKFQLVLFAILTVVALVVLGWYYLRIPSLMGIGQYELRAELPRSGGLYATANVTYRGTQIGKVTSVEPTEDGAVAVMRIEDRYKIPADATANVHSVSAIGEQYLDLVSTGNPDQTLEPGSTITESTVPSEVGPALDAANRGLAVLPKEKIDRLLTETSEAVGGLGPALQRLVDSTTHIAEGFQQNLPQVNDIIENVGPILDSQVQSGDNIEQWSRNLNVIAAQAAEQDPALRSGLQQAAPTLDQVNAVFGGVRESLPQTLANLTIVIDMLKRYNKGVEQVLVVWPQGAAMNQAGTLFEDLGQLPLALSINQPPPCLTGFLPASEWRSPADTSPAPLPKGTYCKIPKDYQANVVRGARNYPCVDVPGKRAATPEECRSEEPYVPLGTNPWYGDPNQVLSCPAPGARCDQGVNPGRGVMQAPSVNSGRNPAPASDLPPPNSTAPVSDPLTPPGQGSVTCSGQQPNPCVYTPAPGPPGSSAVYSPTSGQIVGPDGVKYNVNNTGTPGDDGWKEMLAPAS; encoded by the coding sequence GTGCTGACCAGATTCATCAAGTTCCAATTGGTGCTGTTCGCCATCTTGACCGTGGTCGCGTTGGTGGTGCTGGGGTGGTACTACCTGCGCATCCCGTCGCTGATGGGGATCGGGCAGTACGAGCTGCGGGCTGAGCTGCCGCGTTCGGGTGGTCTGTATGCGACGGCCAACGTCACCTACCGCGGCACCCAGATCGGCAAGGTCACCTCGGTGGAGCCGACCGAAGACGGTGCGGTGGCCGTGATGAGGATCGAGGACCGCTACAAGATTCCCGCTGATGCGACGGCGAACGTGCATTCGGTGTCGGCGATCGGCGAGCAGTACCTGGACCTGGTCTCGACCGGCAATCCCGATCAGACGCTCGAACCCGGTTCGACGATCACCGAGAGCACGGTGCCCAGCGAGGTGGGCCCGGCCCTGGATGCGGCGAACCGGGGTCTTGCGGTGTTGCCGAAGGAGAAGATCGACAGGCTACTGACCGAAACCTCGGAGGCGGTCGGTGGTTTGGGTCCTGCGCTGCAGCGGTTGGTGGATTCGACGACCCATATCGCGGAGGGTTTTCAGCAGAACCTGCCGCAGGTCAACGACATCATCGAGAACGTCGGGCCGATCCTGGACAGCCAGGTGCAGTCCGGTGACAACATCGAGCAGTGGTCGCGCAATCTGAACGTGATCGCCGCGCAGGCCGCCGAGCAGGATCCGGCATTGCGCAGTGGGCTGCAGCAGGCCGCGCCGACGCTGGATCAGGTCAACGCGGTCTTCGGTGGGGTGCGTGAGTCGCTTCCGCAGACGCTGGCGAATCTGACGATCGTCATCGACATGCTCAAGCGCTACAACAAGGGCGTCGAGCAGGTCCTTGTCGTCTGGCCCCAGGGCGCGGCAATGAATCAGGCCGGCACGCTGTTCGAAGACCTCGGCCAGTTGCCGCTGGCGTTGTCGATCAACCAGCCCCCGCCGTGTTTGACCGGCTTTCTGCCGGCCTCCGAATGGCGTTCACCGGCCGACACCAGCCCGGCGCCGTTGCCCAAGGGCACGTACTGCAAGATCCCGAAGGACTACCAGGCCAACGTGGTTCGCGGTGCACGCAACTATCCGTGCGTCGACGTGCCGGGTAAGCGCGCGGCCACGCCGGAGGAGTGCCGCAGCGAGGAACCGTACGTGCCGCTGGGGACCAACCCGTGGTACGGCGACCCGAACCAGGTTCTGTCGTGCCCGGCGCCGGGAGCGCGCTGCGACCAGGGGGTGAACCCCGGGCGCGGGGTAATGCAGGCGCCGTCGGTCAACAGCGGTAGGAACCCGGCACCGGCCAGCGACCTGCCGCCGCCGAATTCGACTGCCCCGGTGAGTGATCCGCTCACTCCACCGGGACAGGGCAGCGTGACCTGCAGTGGGCAGCAGCCCAACCCGTGCGTCTACACCCCGGCGCCGGGTCCGCCCGGTTCCTCAGCGGTCTATAGTCCGACCAGCGGTCAAATCGTCGGCCCGGATGGCGTGAAGTACAACGTCAACAACACGGGCACACCCGGAGATGACGGGTGGAAGGAGATGCTGGCACCCGCCAGCTGA
- a CDS encoding virulence factor Mce family protein yields the protein MLTRFIKIQLVLFVILTVVALVVLGWYYLRIPSLMGIGQYELRAELPRSGGLYATANVTYRGTQIGKVTSVEPTERGAVAVMMIEDRYKIPADATANVHSVSAIGEQYLDLVSTGSPGQYLAPGSTITESTVPSEVGPALDAANRGLAVLPKEKIDRLLTETSEAVGGLGPALQRLVDSTTHIAEGFQQNLPQVNDIIENVGPILDSQVQSGDNIEQWSRNLNVIAAQAAEQDPALRSGLQQAAPTLDQVNAVFGGVRESLPQTLANLTIVIDMLKRYHKGLEQVLVMLPQGSSVAQAGLLFEDVGQLPLALSINQPPPCLTGFLPASEWRAPADVSMAPLPKGTYCKIPKDFQANVVRGARNYPCVDVPGKRAATPQECRSDEPYVPLGTNPWYGDPNQVLSCPAPGARCDQGVNPGRGVIQAPSINNGMNPAPAGDLPPPRVTAPVSDPLSPPGQGSVTCSGQQPNPCIYTPAPGPPGSSAVYSPAGGQVVGPDGVRYNVSNSSNPGDDGWKEMLAPAG from the coding sequence ATGCTGACCAGGTTCATCAAGATTCAGCTGGTGTTGTTCGTGATCTTGACCGTGGTCGCGTTGGTGGTGCTGGGGTGGTACTACCTGCGCATCCCGTCGCTGATGGGGATCGGGCAGTACGAGCTGCGGGCTGAGCTGCCGCGTTCGGGTGGTCTGTATGCGACGGCCAACGTCACCTACCGCGGCACCCAGATCGGCAAGGTCACCTCGGTGGAGCCGACCGAGCGCGGTGCGGTGGCCGTGATGATGATTGAGGATCGCTACAAGATTCCCGCTGATGCGACGGCGAACGTGCATTCGGTGTCGGCGATCGGCGAGCAGTACCTGGACCTGGTCTCCACGGGGAGCCCCGGCCAGTATTTGGCGCCGGGCTCGACGATCACCGAGAGCACGGTGCCCAGCGAGGTGGGCCCGGCCCTGGATGCGGCGAACCGGGGTCTTGCGGTGTTGCCGAAGGAGAAGATCGACAGGCTACTGACCGAAACCTCGGAGGCGGTCGGTGGTTTGGGTCCTGCGCTGCAGCGGTTGGTGGATTCGACGACCCATATCGCGGAGGGTTTTCAGCAGAACCTGCCGCAGGTCAACGACATCATCGAGAACGTCGGGCCGATCCTGGACAGCCAGGTGCAGTCCGGTGACAACATCGAGCAGTGGTCGCGCAATCTGAACGTGATCGCCGCGCAGGCCGCCGAGCAGGATCCGGCATTGCGCAGTGGGCTGCAGCAGGCCGCGCCGACGCTGGATCAGGTCAACGCGGTCTTCGGTGGGGTGCGTGAGTCGCTTCCGCAGACGCTGGCGAACCTGACGATCGTCATCGACATGCTCAAGCGGTACCACAAAGGGCTCGAACAGGTCCTGGTGATGTTGCCGCAGGGTTCATCGGTCGCCCAGGCGGGTCTGCTGTTCGAAGACGTCGGCCAGTTGCCGCTGGCGTTGTCGATCAACCAGCCCCCGCCGTGTCTGACCGGCTTTCTACCCGCCTCCGAATGGCGCGCACCGGCCGACGTCTCGATGGCGCCGCTGCCCAAGGGCACGTACTGCAAGATTCCGAAAGACTTTCAGGCCAACGTGGTTCGCGGAGCCCGCAACTATCCGTGCGTCGACGTGCCGGGTAAGCGAGCGGCCACCCCGCAGGAGTGCCGCAGCGACGAACCGTACGTGCCGCTGGGGACCAACCCGTGGTACGGCGACCCGAACCAGGTCCTGTCGTGCCCGGCGCCGGGAGCGCGCTGCGACCAGGGCGTGAACCCCGGGCGTGGTGTGATCCAAGCCCCCTCGATCAACAACGGCATGAACCCGGCACCGGCCGGCGACCTGCCGCCGCCCCGGGTCACAGCGCCGGTCAGCGACCCGTTGTCCCCGCCGGGACAGGGCAGCGTGACCTGCAGTGGACAGCAACCCAACCCGTGCATCTACACTCCGGCACCAGGGCCACCCGGTTCCTCAGCGGTCTACAGCCCAGCCGGCGGGCAGGTGGTCGGACCCGACGGCGTGAGATACAACGTCAGCAACTCGAGCAACCCAGGAGATGACGGATGGAAGGAGATGCTGGCACCCGCCGGCTGA
- a CDS encoding putative MCE associated membrane protein produces the protein MEGDAGTRRLNPTDADETPEEPLAVSADSAPAQDPDTVEHEAAPRRPSRIGRGMATGICAALVLLAGAGGVAGYLLFRNDQKVAAADRAEAAAVQAAKDCVSATHAPDTAAMTAAQSKIIECSTGDFAVQSSLYAGVLAEAYQAAQVQVQVSDMRAAVEKHNDDGTFDVLVAVRVKVTNSDIADQEQGYRLRVKMAPDDEGSYKIAKLDQVTS, from the coding sequence ATGGAAGGAGATGCTGGCACCCGCCGGCTGAACCCCACCGATGCTGATGAGACGCCAGAGGAGCCGTTAGCAGTATCTGCAGACAGCGCACCCGCGCAGGACCCGGACACCGTAGAACATGAGGCCGCACCTCGCCGCCCGTCCAGGATCGGGCGCGGGATGGCCACCGGCATCTGCGCAGCGCTGGTGCTGTTGGCCGGCGCAGGCGGCGTCGCGGGATACCTGTTGTTCCGCAACGATCAGAAGGTCGCGGCCGCCGACCGCGCCGAGGCCGCCGCTGTGCAGGCGGCGAAGGACTGCGTGTCGGCGACGCACGCTCCCGACACCGCCGCCATGACGGCCGCGCAGTCCAAGATCATCGAATGCTCGACGGGTGACTTCGCCGTGCAGTCCTCGCTGTACGCCGGCGTGCTGGCCGAGGCCTATCAGGCGGCTCAGGTCCAGGTGCAGGTATCGGATATGCGTGCCGCCGTGGAGAAGCACAACGACGACGGAACGTTCGACGTCCTGGTCGCGGTGCGGGTCAAGGTGACCAACTCCGACATCGCCGATCAGGAGCAGGGATATCGCCTGCGGGTGAAGATGGCGCCCGACGACGAAGGCTCCTACAAGATCGCCAAACTCGACCAGGTCACCTCGTGA
- a CDS encoding putative membrane protein/domain protein, giving the protein MTSLIEAPPDSTGTDVAVDEPTAPWSARAGAFAVDVLIGLAVVTTLALVSLTAPQRSPLWWGYLVAMGMVVLTMAVNRLVLPTVLGFSLGRAVFGIAVEKRDGSPPGVWRLLLRDVAHLLDTAALFIGWLWPLWDRRRRTFADLLLRTEVRPVPPPERNVRKLTAVVLIAATLACATAVAVNYLVVYRHERAVEQTRQQIAEQGPRIVEQMLSFKSDTMQQDFKRAQSLTTDGYRQQLIEQQKAGQSAGVTSNEYWAVSSAVLEATPDTAEMLLALQGQRGDNPNELKFITATVQAEFAKSGDGQWRIANLTVLKRPQMTAQGR; this is encoded by the coding sequence GTGACGTCCCTGATCGAAGCGCCTCCGGACTCGACGGGCACCGACGTGGCCGTCGACGAGCCGACAGCGCCCTGGTCGGCGAGGGCCGGCGCATTCGCCGTCGACGTCCTCATCGGGCTCGCCGTGGTGACGACGCTGGCGCTGGTGTCGCTCACCGCACCGCAGCGCAGCCCGCTGTGGTGGGGATATCTGGTGGCGATGGGGATGGTCGTGCTGACGATGGCGGTCAATCGCCTCGTACTGCCGACCGTCCTGGGTTTCTCGCTGGGGCGTGCCGTCTTCGGTATCGCGGTTGAGAAGCGCGACGGTTCGCCGCCGGGAGTGTGGCGTCTGCTGCTGCGCGACGTCGCACACCTGCTCGATACCGCAGCATTGTTCATCGGGTGGCTGTGGCCGCTGTGGGATCGGCGCCGCCGCACCTTCGCCGACCTCCTGCTGCGCACCGAGGTGCGTCCGGTGCCGCCGCCGGAGCGCAACGTCCGCAAGCTCACCGCTGTCGTGCTGATTGCCGCCACGCTGGCCTGCGCGACGGCCGTCGCAGTGAACTACTTGGTGGTGTACCGACACGAGCGTGCGGTCGAGCAGACCAGACAGCAGATCGCCGAACAGGGCCCGCGGATTGTCGAGCAGATGCTGAGCTTCAAGAGCGACACCATGCAGCAGGACTTCAAGCGGGCCCAATCGCTGACCACCGACGGCTACCGGCAGCAGTTGATCGAGCAGCAGAAGGCCGGACAGAGCGCAGGTGTCACCTCCAACGAGTACTGGGCGGTCAGCAGCGCGGTGCTCGAAGCGACACCGGACACCGCAGAGATGCTGCTGGCGCTCCAGGGCCAGCGGGGCGATAACCCCAATGAGCTGAAGTTCATCACCGCCACCGTGCAGGCCGAGTTCGCCAAATCAGGTGACGGCCAGTGGCGCATCGCCAACCTCACCGTGCTCAAGCGGCCGCAGATGACTGCACAGGGCCGATGA
- a CDS encoding CoA-transferase family III, with translation MSPRRRVDADERDFFEVEPEPPHRWGLPIIAAVASLLMVGAIAAGSLMLVSHEKNRRTVANDHAALVYVSEFMTDYTSLDPFNANAYVERILAQGTGDFAKTFKEKQNEILIQVAQAEPTSGSVLAAGVQRWNDNGSADILVATKVSAKGPDGKSTVESGSRWIATAIKEGQQWKISQLIQVI, from the coding sequence ATGAGTCCGCGGCGCAGAGTCGACGCCGACGAGCGGGACTTCTTCGAGGTGGAACCGGAGCCACCGCACCGCTGGGGGCTGCCGATCATCGCCGCCGTGGCGTCACTTCTGATGGTTGGCGCGATCGCGGCGGGATCTCTGATGTTGGTCAGCCACGAGAAGAATCGCCGCACGGTCGCCAACGACCACGCCGCGCTGGTGTACGTCAGCGAGTTCATGACCGACTACACGTCGTTGGACCCCTTCAACGCCAACGCCTATGTGGAACGCATCCTGGCGCAGGGTACGGGCGACTTCGCCAAGACGTTCAAGGAGAAGCAGAACGAAATCCTGATCCAGGTCGCGCAGGCGGAGCCCACCAGCGGATCCGTACTGGCCGCGGGTGTGCAGCGGTGGAACGACAACGGCAGCGCCGACATTTTGGTCGCGACCAAGGTCTCCGCCAAAGGGCCGGACGGCAAGTCGACAGTCGAGAGCGGAAGTCGTTGGATAGCAACGGCTATCAAGGAAGGACAGCAGTGGAAGATCAGCCAGCTGATCCAGGTGATCTGA
- a CDS encoding MCE associated membrane protein: MEDQPADPGDLTTGPSAESTPAPRRRRWSLLRRRHKESAEAAADSGAAQEAATAADTPAPQPVGKAKRRGRTSVETTDDKTVDTSAEEVAASEPEEAETETVASELVATEPEAAETEAVEPDPSDEPAVVPQEVRFVPHRPAGKRLIAAMVAAAVLFVGAAAFAASTLQPYLSERAEINTKLDVARTAASAISTLWTYTPDNMETLPERSAAFLGGDFAYEYRKYIDAIVATNKQAQVTNTTQVMGAAVETLTPDEATAIVYTNSVATSPMSKNIPSLRYLSYRLTMERRDAKWLITNMSTITSLDLTPQL; encoded by the coding sequence GTGGAAGATCAGCCAGCTGATCCAGGTGATCTGACCACCGGACCCTCGGCGGAATCCACCCCGGCGCCGCGACGGCGGCGGTGGTCCCTCCTCCGCCGCAGGCATAAGGAATCGGCCGAAGCCGCAGCAGATTCCGGCGCGGCGCAGGAGGCGGCGACCGCAGCGGATACGCCCGCACCCCAGCCGGTCGGCAAAGCGAAACGCCGGGGACGGACGAGCGTCGAGACAACGGACGACAAGACCGTCGACACTTCCGCGGAGGAGGTAGCCGCCTCGGAACCCGAAGAGGCCGAAACGGAAACGGTCGCCTCGGAATTGGTCGCCACAGAACCCGAAGCTGCCGAGACCGAAGCCGTCGAGCCCGACCCAAGCGACGAGCCCGCTGTCGTGCCACAGGAGGTGCGCTTCGTCCCGCACCGGCCCGCGGGCAAGCGGCTCATCGCGGCGATGGTGGCGGCCGCCGTGTTGTTCGTCGGTGCGGCCGCGTTCGCCGCGTCGACCCTGCAGCCCTACTTGTCGGAGCGAGCCGAGATCAACACCAAACTCGACGTCGCTCGCACCGCCGCCAGTGCGATCTCCACGCTGTGGACCTACACGCCGGACAACATGGAGACGTTGCCGGAGCGGTCGGCGGCGTTCCTCGGTGGCGACTTCGCCTACGAATACCGCAAGTACATCGACGCGATCGTCGCGACGAACAAACAGGCGCAGGTCACCAACACCACGCAGGTAATGGGCGCGGCGGTGGAGACGCTGACCCCCGACGAGGCCACCGCGATCGTCTACACCAACTCGGTGGCGACCAGCCCGATGAGCAAGAACATCCCCTCGCTGCGCTACCTGTCCTACCGGTTGACGATGGAACGCCGCGATGCGAAGTGGCTGATCACGAACATGTCGACCATCACGTCGCTGGACCTGACACCGCAGCTGTAG
- a CDS encoding Predicted membrane protein: MVVESPVSERLTITCLLLLTFATGLVDAVSVLKLGHVFVANMTGNVIFLGFWLVPHSGVDVTAALVAFAGFVAGAVASGRFTRHLGTDVRRWLSITMTFEVVLLAALSVLAGTGVLDYQDNTKLLLIAGLAVAFGVQNSSAQQFGIQELSTTVLTTTIVRIGFDSRLAGGTGEREKLRYSVVLTMCGGAVVGATMTRFTVAPIIGLAAAMVALSGILFWVGDRRGR; encoded by the coding sequence GTGGTTGTCGAATCCCCTGTCTCAGAACGATTGACGATCACCTGTTTACTGCTGTTGACGTTCGCGACCGGTCTGGTCGATGCGGTCAGCGTCCTCAAGCTCGGCCACGTGTTCGTGGCGAACATGACCGGCAACGTGATCTTCCTGGGTTTCTGGCTGGTGCCGCACTCGGGGGTGGACGTGACCGCCGCGCTGGTCGCGTTCGCCGGCTTTGTCGCGGGCGCGGTGGCCAGTGGCCGGTTCACCCGACACCTCGGCACCGATGTCCGCCGTTGGCTGTCGATCACCATGACCTTCGAGGTCGTGCTGCTTGCGGCCCTGTCGGTGCTCGCCGGGACCGGCGTGCTCGACTATCAGGACAACACGAAACTGCTCCTCATCGCCGGGCTCGCCGTGGCGTTCGGCGTTCAGAATTCCAGCGCCCAGCAGTTCGGCATCCAGGAGTTGTCGACGACGGTGTTGACGACGACCATCGTGCGGATCGGCTTCGACAGCCGGTTGGCCGGCGGCACCGGTGAACGGGAGAAGTTGCGCTACAGCGTGGTTCTGACGATGTGCGGTGGGGCGGTCGTGGGAGCGACGATGACCCGCTTCACGGTCGCGCCGATCATCGGACTGGCCGCGGCAATGGTGGCGCTCAGCGGGATCTTGTTCTGGGTCGGGGACAGGCGCGGCCGCTAG
- the fabG_1 gene encoding short-chain alcohol dehydrogenase: MPSVLVTGASRGIGRAIAEHLAARGWQVIAGVRTETDVEAVTALDPHRISAVLLDVTDAGQIAALADVLPDRLDAVVNNAGVVVSGPMEAVTSDEWRKQLEVNVIGQLAVTRAVLPRMREARGRIVFISSVNGRVSMPLLGAYAASKFALEAAADALRMELQPWRIPVVIVEPAQTDTDMWRTADTMVVEAEAALSPEHRALYAEHIAGMKKMVPVAQRMAVPPEKVSVVVEEALTARRPRPRYVVGLGPKLQVAVVPKLPTRVRDAVLRRVSGQP; encoded by the coding sequence ATGCCTTCGGTACTCGTCACCGGCGCGTCACGGGGAATCGGCAGGGCCATCGCCGAGCACCTGGCCGCCCGTGGTTGGCAGGTGATCGCCGGTGTCCGCACCGAGACGGACGTCGAGGCGGTCACCGCGCTGGATCCGCACCGGATCTCGGCGGTACTCCTCGACGTCACCGACGCCGGCCAGATCGCCGCGTTGGCCGACGTCTTGCCTGATCGATTGGACGCTGTCGTCAACAACGCCGGGGTGGTCGTCAGCGGCCCCATGGAGGCGGTGACGTCCGACGAATGGCGAAAGCAGTTGGAGGTCAACGTGATCGGCCAGCTCGCCGTCACTCGGGCGGTACTGCCACGGATGCGGGAAGCGCGCGGCCGGATCGTGTTCATCTCCAGCGTGAACGGCAGGGTGTCGATGCCGTTGCTCGGAGCCTACGCCGCGAGCAAGTTCGCGCTCGAGGCCGCGGCCGACGCGTTGCGGATGGAGTTGCAGCCGTGGCGGATACCGGTCGTCATCGTGGAGCCGGCGCAGACCGACACCGACATGTGGCGTACCGCCGACACCATGGTGGTCGAAGCCGAGGCCGCCCTTTCTCCGGAGCACCGCGCGCTGTACGCCGAACACATCGCGGGAATGAAGAAGATGGTGCCGGTCGCCCAACGGATGGCCGTTCCTCCCGAGAAGGTTTCCGTCGTGGTCGAGGAGGCGCTCACCGCGCGCCGCCCGCGACCTCGTTATGTGGTGGGGCTGGGGCCCAAGCTGCAGGTGGCCGTGGTTCCGAAGTTGCCGACGCGCGTGCGCGACGCAGTGCTGCGCCGGGTGTCCGGTCAGCCCTGA
- a CDS encoding fructosamine-3-kinase, with protein MREFVKRNASAPVSFFACEAAGLQWLSAVEDGVPCAAVLGYGDTSLTLEELQSVAPSRSAAREFGCRLARTHDAGAAAFGAAPDGWEGPGFFGPMHDPLPMSLTGHERWGTFYARERLAPMARAAADQLDVECRAAVNTVMARCEDGDFDDDDPPARLHGDLWSGNVMWTPDGVVLIDPAAHGGHRETDLAMLALFGCPHLDEVIDGYQSVRELRAGWCGRVGLHQLYPLLAHVVLFGGGYTRQTSVAARSALAGF; from the coding sequence ATGAGGGAGTTCGTCAAGCGCAACGCCTCTGCGCCTGTGAGCTTCTTCGCGTGTGAAGCCGCTGGGCTGCAATGGCTTTCGGCCGTCGAGGACGGTGTTCCGTGTGCAGCTGTGCTCGGTTACGGCGACACTAGCCTCACGTTGGAAGAACTGCAGAGCGTCGCACCGTCCCGATCCGCGGCGCGCGAGTTCGGATGCCGACTCGCGCGCACGCACGATGCCGGAGCCGCGGCGTTCGGGGCCGCGCCGGACGGATGGGAAGGGCCAGGGTTCTTCGGGCCGATGCACGATCCGCTGCCCATGTCGTTGACGGGGCATGAGCGCTGGGGCACCTTTTATGCACGCGAGAGGTTGGCGCCGATGGCACGCGCCGCGGCGGATCAACTGGACGTGGAGTGCCGCGCGGCGGTCAACACGGTGATGGCCAGGTGCGAAGACGGTGATTTCGACGACGACGATCCGCCCGCCCGCCTGCACGGCGATCTGTGGAGCGGCAACGTGATGTGGACACCGGACGGCGTGGTGCTGATTGACCCCGCCGCCCACGGCGGTCACCGTGAGACCGATCTGGCAATGCTCGCGCTGTTCGGCTGTCCCCACCTCGACGAGGTGATCGACGGCTACCAATCCGTGCGGGAGTTGCGGGCGGGATGGTGCGGCCGAGTCGGATTGCATCAGCTCTATCCGCTGTTAGCCCACGTCGTGTTGTTCGGCGGCGGTTACACACGGCAAACATCGGTGGCGGCGCGCAGCGCCCTCGCCGGGTTCTAG